The genomic interval CGACACCTCGACCAGTCGCGCGCAGACTTGCTGGCAGCGTTGATGAGTTCAGTGAACCTGGTCTCCCCTTGACCAGACGGCTTCGAAGCTGGTGACGTACGAGTCGAACATCTCGCTGTCGTCCGAGTGACGGTAGTGATAGACGGGTGACTGGGCAGCCGGGATCCCGTACGAGTGCTGGTTGACGAGGAGTTGGTCGTCCGAGCGGTACATCGAGTTGTAGAGGACCGTGTCGTGCAGCCTCAGCTCGACGCCGTCACGGCTCAGGAGAGGTTCGAGGAGCGCAAGAGAGTTGCGGATCTTCGCTGCCATCGCCTCGCCGATCTCCTCCTCGATGCCGCGCTCGACTACATTCGTCCCGTCGGGCGCACCGAGCGCGATCCTGATTCGGACGCTGACGCTCTTCTCGCGCAACAGGCGAATGACGCGGGCGTCCTCTGCTAGGAACAGGGCGCTGTAAGCGAGGATGCCGATCTCTGCCTTCGCGGACTCGAAGAACGACAGCCAGTTCTGCGAACTGATCGACGTACGTCGCGGATAGACGCCGGCGATCTCCGCTGGGCGGCTGTTCTCACCCATCGATGGATGCTCCGGCCAGATCACTTCCTCCTCAACGCCGAGGAGCCGGGTCAAGGCCTCGCGGGTACGACGATGTGGCATCTGGCCGCGCATCCAGTTCCGCACGGTCTTCGGGTCAACGACCAGCTTCACTGACACGTCCACGTCCGTGAGATTCGCGTCGTACATCGCGCGCCGGAGCACGTCGTTCACTCGAATCGCCCACCCTTACTTATGGGTAGATGTCGGTAAATGTCTGCACGAACGGTAACACGAAATGTCCGCAAATGTCCGTAGACAGGGTTCTGCTGTCCGTGACTCAGCCGCGAGTCTTGAGGCACGCTCGACACCGTCGCCGGGCCGCCACCACAGCTGAGAAAGGAGACGAGATGCGCCGCGGGGAGCTGTATAGGTATCGCGATCCATCGGGCGTCAGCGGTACCGGCGTTGTCGCCTTGGTCGTCGAGTTCCCACCGAACGAGGACGGCCACCAATGGGTCGCCGTCAAGTGGCTCGGGCGCAACCCGTCGATGACGTTCTGGCCAGGCATCGGGGACCTCTTGGAAGTCCATGGGCACGTGGGCGCATCAGAGATCCGATGGCTGGACCCTGATCCGTTCGATCCCGACGACAACCCGGCTCTTGCCAGTACCCGACCGCACTTCGCCTAAGACCGGCGAGGCCGGCGCGTGAGCCTCACCTCCGCGTCGGTCGCGCCTACCAACCTCGTTGCGCACGGCAAGCGAGCAACGAGGACCGGCCCTGCCGCCGCCTCCCCTGTCGGTGGCAGGGCCTACAAACCGCGGATTGGGGACCCAGGCTATTCGACAGTGCGCGCCGTCAGTCGAATCGTGGGCCTGACCTGGAAAACTCCTACGCAGAGGAGTCCTCAATCGCTCTCGTTGGTTCGCAGGGTTGTCATCCAAAGTGGTGGCTCTAGGCCGCTTCGGCTCCCCATATGCAGTTAGGCCAGGTCAGGAATCTGGCTGACCTGTTGCTTGACGAAAGCTATGCCAAGATCCTCGTCATCGGGAAGCATCTCTCCGAGCGTAGTGATGATGCTGGCCGCCGCGCGGCAGGCCCATGCCGCTATCTCAGGGCTTCGCAGCTCATCGAGCCACGAGGTTCCACCTGGCACATCGCCAGGCATGCGGCCCCGCGTGAGGGTGATGCGTCGCTGTTGGAGGTCGCGAACCACCCCAGACATCGGCGACACATATCCTGCATCATCGGTTCGGTCCCGGTGGCGAAGATGGACGAGGTCGTTGCGCAACTGCACCAGCTTCTTGAAATCTTGGTACGGCTGCTCACCAGGAGAGAGCGTCGTTCCGGAGAGGATCTTGAACGCCATCTGGTACTTGAGTTCGACTGGACCTTTGGCATCCTCGATCTCGGACAGCGTCCGGCCAAGGTCGGTCATCACACCGTTTTCGGTTGGCGGGGACAGCGACGTAGACCGTGCCGCCATCTCGGTGAGTTCGTTGATGA from Kribbella sp. NBC_00709 carries:
- a CDS encoding XRE family transcriptional regulator, which produces MNDVLRRAMYDANLTDVDVSVKLVVDPKTVRNWMRGQMPHRRTREALTRLLGVEEEVIWPEHPSMGENSRPAEIAGVYPRRTSISSQNWLSFFESAKAEIGILAYSALFLAEDARVIRLLREKSVSVRIRIALGAPDGTNVVERGIEEEIGEAMAAKIRNSLALLEPLLSRDGVELRLHDTVLYNSMYRSDDQLLVNQHSYGIPAAQSPVYHYRHSDDSEMFDSYVTSFEAVWSRGDQVH